Sequence from the Acidimicrobiia bacterium genome:
GCTCCATCTCGTCGGCACGAGCCGCCCTGACCCGGAGTGCACCCACCTCGGCGCGGCTGGCGCGCGCCTCCAGCACCAGATCGGACACCCGGCGTGCCATGCCCGGGGGCAGGGGCATCTCATCGAGCCGAGAGAGCACCCGCTCCCTGGCCGCAGCCCACACCTCAGGCCCGAGACCCAGCGATGCGCTCCCGTCGACCCAGAACCGGTACAGCGAGGTGGTCCGTGCGGTGTCGTGGATCCCGAGGACGAGGACGGCTCGCATCAGGAAGTCCCAATCCTCGAGCACCTCCAGCTGCTCATCGAAGCGAAGACCGGCGGCGGCGGCCGCGACGCGGGGTACGGCCCAGGCGCAGATGGGTGTGGCGTTGGCTCCGAGGTGGGAAAGCAGGTCGAACGGGTCGCAGTAACGCGCCTCCTCGTCCGCGACCGGGACCAGGAACACTCCGGGCTCGTCGGCCCGAGGGCTGCGGACGTCGACCGCCCGGCACCAGGCGCGGATGACCCTTCCCGGGGCTGACTCGGCGCCGGCCACGAAGTTGGAGGCCCAGTCGGGATCGACCACGTCGTCGTCGTCGAGGAAGGCGACCAGGTCGCCGGTGGCGACCTCGAGGCCGGCGTTGAGCGGTGCGGCGCGCCCCTCTGCGGTGACCTGGAGCAGGGAGACCTTCGCAGCCAGGGCCTGGACGCCGACCGAAGCCACCGCTCGCGCCGCGTCGAGGGCCGCCGGGTCTGCGCTGTGGACGGCGAGCAGGACCTCGTGGATCGGCTCGCTCTGCGAGGAGAGGCTGTGCAAGGCCTCGGAGAGTCCCAGGGGACGACTCCCGGTGGTGCGCACGATCACCGAGAGGCGCGGGCGGCGGCCTGCGGAAACCCCCATCGTCTCAGAACTCACTGCTTCGCTGTTGCGACTCAAGGGGCCTCCCGGGGTGACACGCCCGTGCCCGGCGCGAAGGCCGCCGAAGCCGGCGACACCTTCCCCCTGGCGCGGGCCCTAGTGAGGTTACCGGGAGGCTTCATCCGGCCGTGACGTCCCTCGAGTGCGCGCCACACCGCGATGGTCTACCAGGCGCGGCCGCAGCCGGGCCATCCGCTCCGCCCTGCGGCCGGGAATGGGCGCCATCCGCTGCGAAGGGTCGAGGGAGAGGTGCGGGTTGTAGTGGGGGTCGGGCTCTTCGAGCACCCGGCCCCACCGCGCCCGCATGAGGGCGATCGCCGCCGCCCCGCCTGCCTCGGCGGGGTCGCGGGTGCCCATCTGGACGTGGGTCAGGGGGTAGGTCGGGTCGTACATCAGGTCGCCACCGAGGTGGCGCCGCAACCGCAGGCAGAGGTCGACATCCTGGAAGTCGATGGGGAGCGCCTCGTCCAGACCGCCGACAGCGGTGAAGTCGCCGGACCGCACCAGGAGGCAGGCCCCGGTGAGGCAGGCGACCTCGCGCGCCACGTCGGGCAAGCCGCCCGGGGCGAGGGAATCGGGCTCGTGGAGCCCGACGTGACCGACGATCCCGCCGAGGCCGAACACCATCCCGGCGTGCTGGACGGTCCCGCCGGGGAACAGCAGCTTGGGTCCGACACCGACCACGCCGGGATCGTCGAGCCAGCCGGACAGTTGCAGGAGCCAGTCGGGATGTCTCACCTCGACATCGTTGTTGAGCAGCAGAAGCAGCTCCGCTTCGGGACCGGAAGCTGCGCCCAGGTTCACCAGACGGGAGAAGTTGAAAGGCTCGTCGGCAGCCACGACCGTCACCCGGGAGTCACCCGACAAGCGCTCCAGGAGGGCCAGGGCGGCGGCGTCTCTCGTCCCGTTGTCGACGAGGATCAGGTGCAACGAGACTCCCCTCGTCGAACCGAGCACACCGGAGGTCGCCCGTCGCAACAGTTCGGGCCGGTCGCGGGTCGGCATCACGATCTTCACCGAGGCACGCCGAGTCGGGGGTCGAAACCGCATCCGGCGGATCCCTGACGCCTCCGCAGTCACCTCGCCCGCGATGCCGCGACGATCCATTGCCGCCTGCGCCGCCCCGATCCCGTCGGGTGCCGCAGCCCGTGAAGTGCGCCGCGAGAGGATCATCGGGATGTGGGCCACGCGCAGCGGCATCTCGGAAAGGTGCAGTAGGAGGTCCAACCCGCCACCCGGGCCGGCGGGCGCCCCGGGGGGGCCCAGCCGGGCGAGGGCGGCAGACGAGACGGCGAACACCGAGCCGGCCAGGTCGTGCCCGAGGAGCATTCGCGGTGACCAGGCCGGCCTGAAAGGAGGGATCTCGAGCGCACCTTCCGAACCGTCGACCTGCTCGTCGCCATAGATCAGGTCGGCGTCGGTCGACGCCAGCCAGGCCAGGGTGTGAGGTGCGAGCACGGTGTCGCCGGTGACGAAGACGGTGACCCTGCCCCCTGCCACGGTGGCCGCCACCTCCAGGGGGGTGTCGGCGGCAAGCTGACGCGCCGGGAAAGGCAGAACCGCAGGAGACCCCCCGACGATCACGACCGAGGCGGGGGTAAGCGACTGCCGCTGAAGTGAGGCCGCCAGTTCGGTGGAGGGCAGCCCCCCGACCTCGACGACCACCCCAATCTGGCCTCGCCGCCGCCTGGGCAGGAGCCCGTCGTACGCCTCATGCCACCGCTCAAAGGTCGCCTCCTGCGAAGGCAGCGGTGAGCCGGTCAGACGCCAACGCACATACCCGGGCAGGGCGCGCAGCCGGCCCAGGAGTCGCGTGGTCATGAGCGGTCTCGCGTTTGCCTCAGCGGCAAGAGGCCGCGACCTACCCCGATCCTCAGATCACTCTCCACTGCCGAACATGTTCCCAGGTCACGGACTCGCCGGGAGCTCGGGCATGTACAGGGTCCACCCGATCTCATCCATGGGTACTGCAACCCAACCATCGAGAAACGAGCCTGCCGGTGGCGTCGAGACGGCCAAGACGAAAGCAGCCGAGCCCGTTGCCTCAGCCTGGGTGATCAAAGCAGGCGATTCGATCTCACCGTTGCGGTAGATGGTCCCGCGACAGCCCGACCAGTACTGCAGCTGTGGATACCCGTACTGGCTGGCGAATACGCACGACCTTCCGGCCGCCTCATTGGCAAGACGATCCGCCAGAACCGCAGCCACCGCACGAGCTTCGACCTGCTCCCGATCGATTCTGACGGCGACCGAACCGTGCCACCACGGGGACGCCAGGAGCGTGGCCACAGCAACAAGCCGGACCCAGCCGAGCCGCACCCGGCGTAGCCCATGGAGGAGACCGACGCCGGCTGGAACGGCCAGCAGCGCGTAGGTCGGTGCCAAGAAGCGCGGGGCCGTGGCTCCTATACCAAAGAAGAAGAAGCCAGCGACAGCAACACCTGCAGCCCCTACCAGCACGACATCGGTGCGGCGCTGCGCCAATAGTGCGCCCAAGACGGCAAGCAGTATCAGGATGACCCACCAGATGAGGCCGGACCATGGGATGCCACCTGACCGATCAGGACCGATCAGTGGCCCGTCCAGGAGCCGTGCATGTTCGGCCACATTCATCGAGAGCCCCGAGACGACCGACTTCGAAGCCGCTCGGGCCCTCGCCAGCGGACCCCCCCAACGCACGAATGCCTCCACGACCCATGGCAACGCCCCCAGTGCGGCACCACCCGAAATGGCAAGCGCAGGCGCTACCCGCTTACCAGGGCCAACCGCGATTCCCGC
This genomic interval carries:
- a CDS encoding glycosyltransferase family A protein; translated protein: MSSETMGVSAGRRPRLSVIVRTTGSRPLGLSEALHSLSSQSEPIHEVLLAVHSADPAALDAARAVASVGVQALAAKVSLLQVTAEGRAAPLNAGLEVATGDLVAFLDDDDVVDPDWASNFVAGAESAPGRVIRAWCRAVDVRSPRADEPGVFLVPVADEEARYCDPFDLLSHLGANATPICAWAVPRVAAAAAGLRFDEQLEVLEDWDFLMRAVLVLGIHDTARTTSLYRFWVDGSASLGLGPEVWAAARERVLSRLDEMPLPPGMARRVSDLVLEARASRAEVGALRVRAARADEMERSTIWRLTRPLRWVLDRLKRRGRRSDGEPKGSGFE
- a CDS encoding glycosyltransferase; translated protein: MTTRLLGRLRALPGYVRWRLTGSPLPSQEATFERWHEAYDGLLPRRRRGQIGVVVEVGGLPSTELAASLQRQSLTPASVVIVGGSPAVLPFPARQLAADTPLEVAATVAGGRVTVFVTGDTVLAPHTLAWLASTDADLIYGDEQVDGSEGALEIPPFRPAWSPRMLLGHDLAGSVFAVSSAALARLGPPGAPAGPGGGLDLLLHLSEMPLRVAHIPMILSRRTSRAAAPDGIGAAQAAMDRRGIAGEVTAEASGIRRMRFRPPTRRASVKIVMPTRDRPELLRRATSGVLGSTRGVSLHLILVDNGTRDAAALALLERLSGDSRVTVVAADEPFNFSRLVNLGAASGPEAELLLLLNNDVEVRHPDWLLQLSGWLDDPGVVGVGPKLLFPGGTVQHAGMVFGLGGIVGHVGLHEPDSLAPGGLPDVAREVACLTGACLLVRSGDFTAVGGLDEALPIDFQDVDLCLRLRRHLGGDLMYDPTYPLTHVQMGTRDPAEAGGAAAIALMRARWGRVLEEPDPHYNPHLSLDPSQRMAPIPGRRAERMARLRPRLVDHRGVARTRGTSRPDEASR